TGGGGAACTGGGAGAGCAGCTTGGCAATGCCGGCGTCGAACCTGGCTTGCTGATCGGCGTCGAAGGGGGCGGCCATGGATGTCAGCCTCGGATGGAGCAACCTGCGCGCAAACCACGTCTCCGAAGCCCTGGTGCTGGCGCCTCGCGCGTACAGCAAATGCGCAGAATTGCTGCGGACCTGGGCCTTCGGGGCGGCAGACCGTAGGTCTCGTGTCTTTCATTGTCAAGGGAAACATGCCCCCCTATACTGGCCGCGCTTTCCACTGGGTCGCGTTGGGCAAAAAGGCCCGGACTCCACCTCGTTAGGTGCATCGAGCCGCCATGTCCGGTCCGGAAGATCAGCGAGTCGACCCGCGCTACCCCATGGTGCTCCGCGTCGACTTCCCCGACCGCAAGGAGCTCCTCGACGCCACCGAAAACCTCTCCTCTGGCGGCGTGTTCGTGCGCTCCGACCGCAGCTTCAACCTGGGCGAGAAGGTCACCCTCCAGCTCTCATTTCCCGGATTGCTGGAGCCGGTGAAGATCGAGGGCGAGGTGGCCTGGCAGCGACAGGCCGGCTTCAACGCGCCCGCGGGCGTGGGCGTGAAGGTGAACGAGGAGCACCGGGCCAAGCTCAAGCAGCTCGTGGACGCGGTGAACACGCCGCAGCCGGGCGCCGCGCCGCGGACCGGCGGCTATCGGGTGCTCATCGTCGAGGACAACCCGCACATCATCGAGATGTACGCGTACGTCCTGAAGAAGCTCTCGCGGGTGGAGATGGGCGGCAAGATCCCGCTCGACGTGGCCTTTGCCGCCGACGGCCACGAGGCCCTCACCCAGCTCAAGAGCGCCAAGTTCGACCTGGTGCTCACCGACCTCTACATGCCGGTGCTCGACGGCTTCGGGCTGGTGGCGCGCATCCGCGAGGACGCCGAGCTCAAGAAGATCCCGGTGGTGGTCATCAGCGCGGGCGGGCCGGAGGCCCAGGCGCGCGCGGCCGAGCTCGGCGTGGATGTGTACCTGCGCAAGCCGGTGCGATTCGTGGAAGTGCTGGAGACGGTGAAGGGCCTGCTCAAGGTGCGCTGAGCGCCCCGCGTCACGGCCGGCGAAGCCAGAGCCGGACCAGGCCCAGCGCCAAGGCCAGCAACGCGAGCGGATCCGAGCCGCTGGTGCCGCAGCCGCAGCCACCCGATGCGCTGGCACCCGCCCCGCCGCGGAGGTCGCGCGGCCAGCGGGACACGAGCCGCTCGCGAGGCCCGGTCATCGACCGTGACGGAGGTCAGCTGCCAATTCGAGCGCCTCGGCAGCCAGGAGTGGTCGCGACTTCGCCAACGTGGCGCGCGTCTGGGCACGACGGGCAAGCACCCTTCCCGCGTGGGCCGTCAGGGCAGCCGGTCGGGTCGACGGCTCCGCCAAACTGGCGTGCGGGCTCGCCCGTCGAGGACACAGCCGAGCCAAGCGCGCTGCCGCGTGAGCCAATCGGGTCAACACGCGAGCCAATCTCGTGCGCCAGCCAGCCCAACCGTCCGCCGACCCAGCCAGGGCAGGCAGGCCGACGACGTCGCGGCCGCGCGCGCATGCCAGCTTGGCGGACGGCTCAACCCAATTGGCCGAGACGCGCGCCAGGTCGACAGCCCGTCGTGCACGATGGGCGGACGCGCTCGCCAGGCATGGCAGGGGTGAATGCACGTTGTGCTCACCGGGGAGCCCACTTGGCTGGGAGGGAGATCCCGGTGGGCGTCAGCGTCCGAAATCGCCGGACACCGTTCGTTGAAAGCGCGAGCCCAGGTCGGTCTCCGGGTCGAGGTGCGCGGGGTCGCGCTCCTGGCTTCACCAAGACGAGGTCTCGACCGGCGTCGGGTGGTGCTCCTCTCGCGCGGTGCGGGAGCCTGGGCGAAGAGAGTCATCTTGAGCACCGGCCGGCGACACATCGCGAGGAGCGACAACGCCTCTCACCCATCGATCGCTTCGGACGAAGATTTCGAATGCCGCGCTGCAGAGGCGATCGCTTCGGACGAGGATTTCGAATGGTCGATCCGTTCATTTCATCGCTTCGAACGAGGATTTCGAATGGTCGATCCGTTCGTTCGATCGCTTCGAGCGAGGATTTGAATGGTCGATCCGTTCATTCGATCGCTTCGGAAGAGGATTTCGAGTGGTCGCTCCGTTGGATGGCGCACCTGATTCCGGGCTTTGCCAGGTCGAGGTTTGCACCATGGTCGACGGCTCCGACAGCCCCGTTGCCGACCTGGTGAAGCAGTGGGAGGCCGACGGCCGCCAGCTCGATGTCGGCCACTACGATGGTCTTGGTGGGCTCAACCGCTGACTGGACTTCGATGGCCTGGCCACCATCGGTGATCCGTGGCCGCCGATCCGGCAGTACAGCGAGCGCGCGGCGGAGCTGAGCGTCGAGCCGGACCTCTACCTGCGCCACCACGCAGCGGCCGAGCTGGCCCAGGCTCACGGAAGGCTACGTGACCCCAGCAGGAAGACGCCCGCTCACCACTTCCATATCGGCACGGTGGCGCCCCTGGGGTGGACGAGCAGCACCTGCACCGTGGTGACGTTCGCACTCGGCAGGCCGGAGACGGCCAAGACGGTGGCCACGGCCGACCTGGCCAAGCTCGTGGACACGGTGGGCGGGGTAGTCAAGGCAGCCAAGATCATCGGCTGCACCCGCCAGACCCTGCATCGCTACCTGCGTGGAGACCGGGCTGCGCCCACAGAAGCCATCGAGACGCTAGCAGGCAGAGCAGATGTAACCGAAACTCCCTTCATAGATGGTATTAAATCAGTAGGGACTTTCGGTTACATCCCCAACCCCCTCCCGTCCCCAACGATCTCGGCCACGGACGTTCCGGCCACCGTCGAGGTGGCGGCGACTTCCTCCACCATCACCACCTACTCCATGAGCACGGCGCTGGCGGCTGCGCCACCGGCCTACGGCGGCCTCGTAGACGGTGGTCTGCTCCACCACCCGCTACACGAGGATCTCGACGCGGGGGGGCTGGAGGAGGAGGAGCATTGACGCCGCAGAAGCCCAGCACCCACAAAAGGGCCGTGTGGCCGCGCGGCCGGATAGGGAGTTCGCCTTCCAGCGCGCCGCCCCATGATCTCGACGATCAACCCTCTGGACAGCTCCACCTGGACGATGGGCCCGCCGCCCTTGCCGATGACCACGGTGTCGTCGGCGTACCTGGCCACGTTCAGCTCGTCGGCCACGGAGACGGTCATCGGGACTTCGGTGCAGTCCTTCGTCCTTCGAGCAGATGAAGAGCTTGTTCTCGCCCCTGAACTCCACGCGGTCCTCACCGAGCTGCGCCACCTGGCCAGCGCGATGCCGATGCGCTCCGACACCGGCCGTACGAGTCCCTCGATGCGGAGGTACCGGAAGAAGCTCGCTGACGCCGCAGAAGCCCAGCACCCACGCAAGGGCCGCGTGGCCGCAGACCCCCGCCCGCAAGCTCAGGGCCTCTGGCCCGCATCATCCAGCAAGGAGATCATCCTCGCGCCCATGGAGGTGTGGATGGCGCGCTTCGGCAGCGCCTGGGCGCGCAGGTCTCCGGTCGACGTGTGCGCGGAGCACGGGGTCACGGGGGTTGAAACGCGCTTCCTCGACCGGCGTCGCGGCGTGATCGTTTCGCGTGGGGACTACACTGCGTGATCGTTTCGCGTCGGCACAGCACACCGTCCCACTCTTTGAGAACGAGCACCTAGAAAGCGGAAAGAATCCGCTCCGCCTGATCGGCCAGGGATGGAGTGCGCTTCGCGACTTCTCGCATCAGATCGCGGAGCACAGTTCGAGTCTGGGTGGGAGCAGAGCCCAGCTGCCGAATAAGCTCGGCCTCTCCGAGAGGATCCCACAGACACTTTTTCAATTCCGTCAGGCACCACATGGGGCTCTTGACCCAAAACGCTGGAAGGACTCGAAGCAGCCCGGTAATCACCTGAGTTCGCGGGAGCCCCTCTATGGCCGACAGCATCGCTCCCATCACACCTTCGAGTTCGCAATTGTCGTCTGCCAGCATCAACAGTGGCTCGATTGCTGCACTCCCAAACTGGTCGACAAACCTATTGACCTCAGCGAGGAACTCTTCCGCCGATTCCTCACGTAAGGGAACGAACGCCCTGAGGTGTTCAATGGCCTCTTCGATATCCGCGCTCATCTCAGACCCAACCTACTTCCCGAAGAGTTCCGGGAATGTCTCTATCGACTTACTGATGTACTTCTGAAGAGCATCGCGCACTACAGGAGTGTACAGACCGTCCTGTCTATACAGGCGCCGCTGTTCTGCGACATCTCGCGCCAGCGCGTCGCGGAACGTTTCGTCCAAGAAGGGCTTTCTCGCGAACGACTCGGTCCTTGCGTGCCGCCCGCCAACTCTCGGTGCCTCGACATTCATGGCCAGACTCTGTTGAGGGTCAATTCCCGCCTTTTGCTTCATGTACTCTGCGGAAGGCATGTGGTGCGGCGTTATGTTATCCCCCGGGACTTGGGGAATGT
Above is a genomic segment from Deltaproteobacteria bacterium containing:
- a CDS encoding response regulator produces the protein MSGPEDQRVDPRYPMVLRVDFPDRKELLDATENLSSGGVFVRSDRSFNLGEKVTLQLSFPGLLEPVKIEGEVAWQRQAGFNAPAGVGVKVNEEHRAKLKQLVDAVNTPQPGAAPRTGGYRVLIVEDNPHIIEMYAYVLKKLSRVEMGGKIPLDVAFAADGHEALTQLKSAKFDLVLTDLYMPVLDGFGLVARIREDAELKKIPVVVISAGGPEAQARAAELGVDVYLRKPVRFVEVLETVKGLLKVR